The following are encoded together in the Helicobacter sp. 11S03491-1 genome:
- a CDS encoding AAA family ATPase has product MRHLIVITGTNGVGKSTFGENLKNQLKMPFINLDIFYKEKFGSYRQYTQEEIIEASKELSMLRESYFRNNQSFILERIIQTPDSINGLLEKAKDYGFETSLFYIGTSNSLETSETRINDRVSKGFHFVDKETVKNNLLDVTKSFKVIANKFDNVVIYDNSRNYENAKRLLDIRHKQVYLARELPDFAKEIIENTFIEEKLKSYYEGKTLENLKDKSFCIDSDPQEQSVYADKSIKNKKRKIKRP; this is encoded by the coding sequence ATGAGACATTTGATTGTTATTACCGGAACAAACGGTGTAGGTAAATCTACCTTTGGAGAAAATCTGAAAAATCAACTCAAAATGCCCTTTATTAATTTAGATATTTTCTATAAAGAAAAATTCGGCTCATACAGACAATATACCCAAGAAGAAATTATAGAAGCTTCAAAAGAACTTTCCATGCTTAGAGAAAGTTATTTTAGGAATAATCAAAGTTTTATTCTCGAAAGAATCATTCAAACACCGGATTCAATAAACGGATTGTTGGAAAAAGCCAAGGATTATGGTTTTGAAACGTCATTATTTTATATAGGCACAAGCAATTCTCTTGAGACATCAGAAACAAGAATCAATGACAGAGTGAGTAAAGGTTTTCATTTTGTCGATAAAGAAACTGTAAAAAACAATCTTCTTGATGTAACAAAAAGCTTTAAAGTCATTGCCAATAAATTTGATAATGTTGTGATTTATGATAATTCCAGGAACTACGAAAATGCTAAACGACTTCTTGATATTCGACATAAACAGGTTTATTTAGCAAGAGAACTGCCGGATTTTGCCAAAGAAATTATCGAAAATACTTTTATCGAGGAAAAGCTTAAAAGTTATTATGAAGGAAAGACTTTAGAGAATTTGAAAGATAAAAGTTTTTGTATTGATTCAGACCCGCAGGAACAATCTGTTTATGCCGATAAATCAATCAAAAACAAAAAAAGAAAAATAAAAAGACCTTAA